Part of the Denticeps clupeoides chromosome 3, fDenClu1.1, whole genome shotgun sequence genome, CCGGAAGCCGCTACCACCTGCTCTTCCTGCCCGACGTTTTGCTCTCCCTCGTCCTGCAGTGCCGGCTCGAGCACTACAGCTGCATCCGACTGGCCGCCGGACAGCACCACTGCTGCGGGGGCCGTCTCGGGCGGCATCTCGGAATAAGGTGGcggtggggttggggggtggcCCACCACCTCCTCGTAATCTGGGAGCTTGCAATCGGTCCAGAACCCTGACCCAAAAACATAAGTGTTTTATTGTCAGCGTGGTTTAAAAAGTgagttgggtggtagtggcctagcgggtaacacactcgcctatgaaccagaagacccgggttcaaatcccacttactaccattgtgtccctgagcaagacacttaaccctaagttgctccagggggactgtccctgtaactactgactgtaagtcgctctggataagggcgtctgataaatgccttaaacgtAAATGAGTTACATGCCGACAGAgactaataaaataatacaaaaaatcaAGTTTATACTTGATTAAGTCAAAACTAAttacaacacactcacactataATTTTCATGATTACCACAGAGTACAGAATTAAAAACAAAGCCCAACCCCATGGGATTGCCTCACTCCTCCATGTGTTCCATCCCCTAGGCAAGTAACGCCAGCAACAGATGGTTAGGTCATTTCAAAGCGGGAGCAAGGCGCTGGAGTAATTCCACAGAGGGCGCGGTTGTGCAACCCCGACGCGGGACCTACTCATACTCACGCAAGTTAAGGGGTGGAGGGGCGATGAAGGAGCTGGAGGCTCCCTGGTAGGCCATGAGGCTGATCTCTCGCTGCcgctgctcctgctgcagacGCATCTTCACTCGCCGATGGCGGTAGGCGCAGCAGCAGCTGAGCATGATGATGAGCGTCCACACCAGCCAGAACCCTGCAACGCCAAAAGTGTCTCACTCATCTCCGCGCCACATCAGAATACAAGTTCATTTTTCTACTTAAGATTGTAAGCGACGTCACATATTTGTGCAAATTTAGACAAAAGGGACATACACCACAGCTCATAATAGTACGTGCAGCACTCGGTCTCCCCGCAGCAGTAGCCCATCTCGCACCGGTACTGCTCATTGTTCACGCCGAAGCAGAACTCCTTACCCTGCTCagaaggacagacagacagacagacagacaccaaGATGCACATGACACAAAGTTCTGACAATAAGACGAGACGATCGGTTCGAGTGGTCACAaaggaaaaagtgaaaacaaaagCACCGGATTCCTCTCCGATTCCATAACGAAATTGCATAATAACGCTTGGCTAGCTAACgaaaccaaccaaccaaccaaccaaccttcCAGCAGCGTTCGCGGAGCACTTGACATCCCGCAATATGTTGGGCACATTGCACACGTAACATTCGAGCGACGGACGACAAGTTTACGCCAAGGCGAGTTGTGCGCGAATAAGAGCACAAAGCCAACACCGAAATACCACCCGACACAACATCCAGCCGCTTTATTTCTCATCCACGGTCCTCCgtaaatattaaacacaaacCGGTTGGCCGTTAGTTCAGCCTCctgttaaaataattaaaaataataaaaatactcaCCCGCGGCGAGCCGAATTTAAAGGGTCGGTTCGCCTCCGCCGAACCCCGGAACATTTTGGCCGCCCGGGTGGCGTTAGCGGGTTAGCCGCCGCGGCTAGCGACGGTTCGCCCCGTTCGGCCGCGCTGGTCGGGCGAGGCAGCCGCGCGAATTTAAACTTCGGCTACTAGTTTCCGGCGAGACGCGGCAAAAGGCGGCGGAGACGCGAAAGCGGCTTTTTAAACGAAAGTCCTGACGTCACTCAAAGTCAGCGGCTTCCGAGGAGCCGAGGTCGGCAAAAACAACAATAGACGGCCTACTCCTACCGCGGAGCCTGGGGCTCGAGTTTCCCCCCACGGCCCGCCACGGAGAAGCGACTATCGCCCCCTACCTGAACCAGATAGGTCCCGGTGTAAAGCAGACCTACAATGGACCCCAGTGCTTTCTGTGCCATCGTTCTGGGTTCTTGGCCAGGTGGACGACGGAAACCATAAAGATGTAGCTCTAGTccggcggaaaaaaaaaaataaaaataagtcgGTAGCTACGTTCCCGGATAAGAGAACGTCATGTTTTGTTCCTGCCGGACTGGGTTGGCCAACCCCCCCGGAGCAGAGAAACGTCTGCGCCTAGCAGTAGAGGGCAATGTGATCCCACCGCTGCAGCTCCAGCGCAGCCACTTATGCTTTAACTGTGaaacgtttattttttttttttctttctacatacagaaaaaaagcacaagtaAATTATCCTGATCGTGCCGAGCTAAACAAATGTAGAAAACAAAACGTTTCAATCCAGCACTTCTGTAAGCGGTCTAACTTCATGTAGGATGTAGTCGGTGACTATATAAATCCGCTATCTGTGGAAATCCGCGATTTCACCCTGAACTGGGGTCAGCTCTCCCGCGCCCTAGTTCGATCGACGACCTTTAAACGAGGCGTCTCACAAACCGATCTGAGATCAGCGTGGGAAGCGGCCACccaccccgccgccgccgccgcaaaCTGTCACACTGACAGCTCAGTAAAGCGAGTGATGACAAATCCTTGATCTGAGAGGTACATCAGCAGACCAACCATggtgagttttattttttattttttttaccatttcatCTGGCACGTTCAAATCTGTCACGTTTTACTATCGGAATATCTACGCGGGTGTCTGCGGTTAATAGCCTTAATAGACCTTTTAGCACGAATAGCCACTGAGAGACGAGGGCTTAGCATAGCAGAGCTAGACAGGCGCCGAGGTAATTCGCAACACTGGAAACGCCACAGTCTTATAATAAAGTGATTCGTGACGTGGTTAAATTAACCCTGTGCGTTTTAAATCGTCACATTTTCTGCGACGATATTGGGGTAGTGTCGACCATACTATTTCTAGGCATTTTAACACTTAATTGAAACCCGATTCGTTTTTAAAGTCATGAAAACTGCAGGTCAACCCGCGGGCAAGCGCATTATTAATTGCCACAGACTGTGTAGGCTATTGGGTCACGCACAGCTTATTGCTCGGCAATAAACGTGCAGGTAGCGCCTGTCGAGTCGTTGGTTGTACCGGGTGCGCTGGTGGATTATAGGCTGCGCGGTGAGAATGCGCTGGCTCTAGTTGGCCGTTGTTAATGTACCAGAAGATGTGGCTAAAAACGGCAGCTCGATCCTGTTCGTGCATTGTAGGTGGCGGCGAAGTGGCTTCGCGTGGGCTAATCCGCGTCAAATCCCCGCAGGGCGGCTTTCCTCGCCACTCGTCCGACATTTTTGATTCGGCCTGCCGAGTGACTTCAGACGTTAGTGTACGTTTTTACCAGGGTTGCCAACTTTCTTACCCCCGACCCCCCCGCTAAATAAAATCCGCAGGACAGATTTAGTCTTTGTATGAGTTACTTGGTATAGGATCGAAAAGGAAATCGGTGGTATAGCGCATCCCTAGTGGGAAGTGCTCTGCTACAGGTTCAGCAGCAGTGTACAGATCACCTTGGGCAGGGCAACTGAAGCTCTGCGTTGTGGGATCAGCACTCCATATCACCAGGCCTTAATAATAGATCCATATAGAGTGATCCCACTGGATCCCACAGGATCACACTGAAAGTTTACATCTCATGCATCTCATGAGTTTTGCCATGCTTAGATTAGTCTGTGGCTGTGATTGGAATACGGGACTGGAGCTGCCTCGGATGGATGCCCCGGGACGTTTGGCATCCCTAGTTTTTATAAGTGGCATGATGCctataaagtcacaggttcaaaccccacttccctgagcaagacacttaaccctgagttactccATGTCGACTGatactgtcactactgatagtaaTTCGCTCTGGTTAGGGGCATCTGATAGATGCCATTAATGTAAGGGGAAAGTGCATTACTCCAAATGCTTAACCCTTCAGATGTGTGACGCATTATTTATGACATGATTGGGACATTATATTGAACATCAACCGGATTTGAAAGCAACTGAATACAGTTTGCCTGTGTGTTGTGGACCAGGGCTTGCTTTCAGTCTTACGGAAGCTGAAGAGCTCCCCTGAACAGGAGGTCCGGATCTTACTGCTGGGTTTGGATAATTCTGGCAAGACTACCTTGCTTAAACAGCTAGCTTCAGAGGATGTCAGCCACATCACCCCAACACAGGTATTCACAATGCgcacaaaaaatacataaaaaaatcatacatcaGACCTTTAATATACTGAAGCCTTTCGTTGTGGAATACTTACATTCCCAAACAACTTTAGATACACATTCTTCCATGGCATAGCCCGAGAAGCATTTGGTGTTCTCATTTTTAACCAACATTTACGAAGCTTTATTAAGCTCTGAactcaattttatttattgaaccTTTGGTGCCAAATCTTAATTTCTGTTttcgtctctctgtgtgtacatttcCAGGGATTTAATATCAAGAGCGTTCAGTCACAAGGTTTCAGGCTCAATGTGTGGGACATCGGAGGCCAGAGAAAGATTCGCCCATACTGGAGAAACTATTTTGAGAACACAGACCTCCTGGTATCTTTCTCATTCCCAGACCTGCAAATTTCTTTCACAGCATCCCCCTATCACTCTGTATCTGAATTTTTCCGCTCCAACTTCACAGATCTACGTGATTGATAGTGCTGATAGGAAGCGTTTTGAAGAGACAGGACAGGTATGTGAAAAGAGAGTCTTAATGTGTGCCTGTTAGAACTAAAGGGGGGTCCACATAAGCGATACATCATGCTCCGGGTGCCTAGGTTAATGTTTAGGAATCTCATCTATCATTCATGGCTGTCCAACCTCTAGTTGACATAGTCGTTGCAGGTAACTGTATTATATTGGAACACATGGTGGTGCGGCAGGTGGCAAAGCCTCCCAGTTTTAGCTCCGTCTGTGTGAAGTTTGCATGGAGGAacctggtttcctccaggtcCTTTGGGATCCTGCCATTCAAAGGCATGTGCATTAGGCGAATTTGCGATTCTAAATTGTCCATAGTGTGTGAGCGACCGTCTGCACTCAGCACGATGGGCTCCTGCCACCACAACCCTGATTTGGACTAATCggtggaaagtgagtgagggCGTAATTTAGGTTGTGCAGTTGATTCCTTCAAAAATAATTCACTtatagtttttttccccactctctGTACCCAAACACACTAACCCAACAGGAGCTGGCGGAGttgatggaggaggagaagctgagtATGGTGCCACTGCTGATTTTTGCCAATAAACAGGACCTGTTGACAGCAGCTCCGGCAGCAGAAATAGCTGAGGGCCTCAACCTGCACACCATCAGAGACAGAATATGGCAAATCCAGGCGTGTTCAGCAGTGACAGCAGAAGGAGTTCAGGTACTAGGCTTgtcacaatactgaaatattaaaCTCAGTATAAAGGATGGTACGCTACCACACTGCTCAAAAAGGGAATAAAggaaacacttaaacaacacaatcacacttctgtgaaatcagggtggtagtagcctagtgggtaacacactcgcctatgaaccagaagacccaggttcaaatcccacttactcccacttactgttgtgcaaatggaatagacaacatgAGACAGATagcatgagactgagtctacaacccacacaaatggctcaggtagtgcagctcatccaggatggcacatcaatgcgagctgtggcaaaaAGGTTTGATGTGTCTGTccgcgtagtgtccagagcatggaggcgctaccaggaggtAGCAGGAGATTCCTCAGAacaccatccgccacctcatcaggagcttatccaggcattgtagggaggtcacgcaggcacgtggaggccacacacactactgagcctcattttgacttgttttaggcattacatcaaagttggattaGTCTGTAGTGtattttttcactttaattttgagtgtgactccaaatccagacctccatgtgttgataaatttgatttacatcgatgattttgttgtcagcacattcaactatgtaaaaaaacaaagtatTTACTACAGGGAgaggacaaacaaacacataacttaaaatctatatttttaaaagaaattaataaattgatAAGTAGATAACAAacgataaataaatacatgaagtaataaatgaaatatatttcaatgTTCTTGACATTAACACTCTTCGCTTCTTATGCCACAAAAGTGAGAAATATTTGCACATTGAGCACATTGAGAGGGTGGTGGGAAATGGGCTTTCCATCagcaggaagtagagacactgctgggctttcttggctgttgagctggtattgagagtccaggagaggttctggTCCCTCTGGTCCTGTTTGCTTCTGAAGTCGACAATCTTTCGTTTTGTCCACGTTCGGAAACAGAtttttgaccttacaccaggCCGTCAGTTGTTGCACCTCCTTTCTGTACactgagacccaccacggttgtGTCATCACTGAAcctgatgatgtggttggagcttgcatcgctgcacagtagtgggtcagcagggtgacctGCATTGGACTGAGCATACATCCCTGAGGATCtccagtgtggtggtgctggagatgctgctcTTGATTCAGACAGACTAGGGTCCAAGATGGCATCTGTGGATCAGTTCGAATTACAGGTgttccagggtggagggcagcagggttgTCGTGTAGATTccactcccacgacgtgttacactggtgaagcgacaatcggatctgattccggtcagagaatcaggagcctggaggccagcttatcaattatcttatttattaacgaagtatgtgtgtgtgtgtgtgtgtgtgtgtgtgtggctttcagtcatgaacgcacacatttacatgtgaaaaataagcgtggctcattaggtgtcacactctaaccggaccagatagaaacaactaaacaaatctggTTCCGCCCTAAGTCTTTCTGACACAGCCGCCCCCAATTGTCCTCTAGGAGAATTGTACCTCATCCAGAAAGACTATCCAAACTGCGATCATCCTCGCTGAGCTGGGGAAGGCGAATCAGTCGAGTGACTGGGCGCGTGAAGATCTTACCATGTGCTTCAACGGTAGCAGTACGCACTCGGCCGTCTGGACCAGGAAAGGTCTCAGTCACAGTCCCTACAGGCCATAGTGCTCGTGGAAGTCTAGGGTCGAGGACAATTGGATGAATCATGTCGACTTCCAAGTCAGAGTCTCCCTCCAACCCTGATCAGTCCAACAGCCTCATCGTATTCAGGTGCCAAAGCACTCAACCGACTGTCTGGTGCTACAGATCGGTTGGCCTTGAGGGCCTTGAACTCATGTGGGAATGATTCCTCTTGAGCTTGTGCTAAGAGGCTCCTCTCAGCAGCAATGTAGTCAGCCACCTCGTACGTACTGTCGCTGGAGGGAACAGCCGCCCCGTGTAGTGCCCTCACTGTGGCATGGATGAGCTCTCGCCAAGTCGGGTACTGCTCAAGGTCCTGGGCTAAAGTATTCACTACTGAAGTAGCTCCGACAAAGGCACCTTTCCGAAGCTCACCTAGGTCTGGTTCGGGACATGTGCTGGGCATAGTAGGCCACTGGGCAGGTGACTGCAGTAAGAATTTGGGACCCGATCTCCACTGATGAGGCTGCACTAACGCCTGTAATGGTAACCCCCTAGTGATGTGGTCTGCCGGATTGTGGGCTGAATTCACGTACCTCCAGCTCGCCACGTCGGTTAGGCTCTGGATTTCTGCTACCCGCGTCCCCACAAAGACCTTGTAGCGGCAGGACTCCGAACCTAGCCAATGCAGCACAGTAGTGGAGTCTGACCAACAGACGACCTGTCTTATAGGAATTGTCAGCTCGGTCTGGATCACTTTAGCTAGCTGAGCTCCGGTTAGTGCTGCACTCAGCTCCAGGCGGGGCATGGAGAGACACTTCTTGGGTGCAACACGAGACCTGGCTAAGATAAAGGCTATGTGTACATTAGAGTTATCGTCCAGGGTGCGTAGATAGGCAACTGAACCATAAGCTCTCTCCGACGCGTCACAGAAGATATGGAGTTCTCTCACAGCTGTGTGGGTATCTGCACAGGCTGGCGCATATGGTCGTGGAAACTGTACCTGAGTGAGGTACTTGAGTTCACTGACCCATGTGAGCCATTGGTCTCGCAAAGTCTGCGGCTTGATCAGGTCATCCCATCCCTGCTCTTGCTTCCAGAGGTCTTGGATAGCCCTGGTAGTGAATGGCACGATGAAACCCAGCGGGTCATACTGGCTGGCCAGGGTCTTATACAGGTTCCTCATGGTAGTGTCACTGATGCAGTTCCACTGCAAGCCAAGCGTTGGCTCTTGGATGTCTGAGGTGCTCCGTGACAGCCATAACTCGCTACTAGGAGACCTGGCCTCCGGTGGGAGATGTTTGATGACTGAAGGTAAACTACTCGCCCACTGTCTGATTTCAAATCCTCCCTCAGCCAGGAGCTGTCTCAGGCCGTCCACCACAACCTTGGCTTCATCTGGATCTGGGGTGCTGTAAAGGCAGTTGTCGACATAGAAGGCCTGGGTGACTACCTCAGCAATGCCAGCAGTGTCGGATTTCAGATGTTCAACGTG contains:
- the wbp1 gene encoding WW domain-binding protein 1 isoform X1, which codes for MQFRYGIGEESGAFVFTFSFVTTRTDRLVLLSELCVMCILVSVCLSVCPSEQGKEFCFGVNNEQYRCEMGYCCGETECCTYYYELWWFWLVWTLIIMLSCCCAYRHRRVKMRLQQEQRQREISLMAYQGASSSFIAPPPLNLRFWTDCKLPDYEEVVGHPPTPPPPYSEMPPETAPAAVVLSGGQSDAAVVLEPALQDEGEQNVGQEEQVVAASGPDRPGRPKEEEEPEVPLEEEPGTRRRHVTGDSGIEVCVCRLDVDENSGLEEEDEAERLCRGGAGAACCSERQAAVRHKERSSERQAQPASTGDRLV
- the wbp1 gene encoding WW domain-binding protein 1 isoform X2 — protein: MAQKALGSIVGLLYTGTYLVQGKEFCFGVNNEQYRCEMGYCCGETECCTYYYELWWFWLVWTLIIMLSCCCAYRHRRVKMRLQQEQRQREISLMAYQGASSSFIAPPPLNLRFWTDCKLPDYEEVVGHPPTPPPPYSEMPPETAPAAVVLSGGQSDAAVVLEPALQDEGEQNVGQEEQVVAASGPDRPGRPKEEEEPEVPLEEEPGTRRRHVTGDSGIEVCVCRLDVDENSGLEEEDEAERLCRGGAGAACCSERQAAVRHKERSSERQAQPASTGDRLV
- the wbp1 gene encoding WW domain-binding protein 1 isoform X3; translated protein: MFRGSAEANRPFKFGSPRGKEFCFGVNNEQYRCEMGYCCGETECCTYYYELWWFWLVWTLIIMLSCCCAYRHRRVKMRLQQEQRQREISLMAYQGASSSFIAPPPLNLRFWTDCKLPDYEEVVGHPPTPPPPYSEMPPETAPAAVVLSGGQSDAAVVLEPALQDEGEQNVGQEEQVVAASGPDRPGRPKEEEEPEVPLEEEPGTRRRHVTGDSGIEVCVCRLDVDENSGLEEEDEAERLCRGGAGAACCSERQAAVRHKERSSERQAQPASTGDRLV
- the LOC114785275 gene encoding ADP-ribosylation factor-like protein 3 — protein: MGLLSVLRKLKSSPEQEVRILLLGLDNSGKTTLLKQLASEDVSHITPTQGFNIKSVQSQGFRLNVWDIGGQRKIRPYWRNYFENTDLLIYVIDSADRKRFEETGQELAELMEEEKLSMVPLLIFANKQDLLTAAPAAEIAEGLNLHTIRDRIWQIQACSAVTAEGVQDGMTWLCKNIATRKK